The Candidatus Saccharibacteria bacterium RAAC3_TM7_1 nucleotide sequence CCGACAGAGATTTTACGTAGCTGCGCTACAAAGATTTGAATTTGCATCAGCACGCCAGCCTTTAGCTCATGACCGTTCTCGCGTGAGAAGATCTTTACACCGACAACCTTGCCGCCACCAGCATTATTCATACGCTGAGAGGTATCGCGGACGTCCTTGGCTTTTTCACCAAAGATAGCCCGTAGCAATCGTTCCTCAGAACTGAGTTCCTGCTCACCCTTTGGCGTAATCTTGCCGACCAGCACGTCGCCAGCCTTGACTTCAGAGCCAACCTGGACAATACCATTTTCGTCGAGATGACGCAGGCTTTCTTCGGACACGTTCGGGATGTCACGAGTGACGATCTCTGGGCCAAGTTTTGTTTCACGGACTTCAACATTGTAGTCCTTGATGTTGATGCTGGTGAGTGTATCGTCTTGGACGAGCCGGCTCGAAAGCACGATCGCGTCGTCCATATTGTAACCACCCCATGGCATGAAGGCGACGGTCAGGTCTTTTCCGAGTGCCAGTTCGCCATCAGCGATCGAAGCACCTTCGATCAAAACATCACCCTTCTTGACCTTCTGCCCGCGCGTCACACAGACCTTCTGGTTGATCGAGCGGTCGTCGTTACTCTTGGCAAAGTGAATTGGCTCGTATACCTTGACACCGTCCTTATACTTGACGTGTATTTGACCACCGTCAGCACGAACCACTTCTCCTGCGCCTTCGGCAACAACCAGCTGGCTTGAATTCCGAGCAATCTCGCCCTCAATACCAGTACCAACGATTGGCGCTTCCGGTGTCAAAAGAGGTACAGCTTGCTTTTGCATGTTCGTACCTGTGAGACTTCGGTCGATACGGTTCTTCTCAATGAATGGCACGAGGCTAGCTGGCGCACCAAGAATCTGCTTGTGTGCCGCGTCCATGTAGGTAACGTCGCTGGCGTCCACTTGCTCTGGCAAGAGACCGTTTCGAGCGCTGACGCGCTCAGCAATAAACTTACCGTTTTTATCGAGTTCGGCACCGGCATCGGCGATAACTTCATTTACTTCCTGCGAAGCGTCGAGATAGACAACCTCATCGGTCACTTTACCTTTTTCCACCCTGAGGTAGGGGGTTTCGATAAAGCCGTATTCGTTGATACGAGCGTACGAAGCTAGGTTGAGCACCAAACCAATGTTGGCGCCTTCTGGTGTTTCGACTGAGCAGAGACGACCGTAGTGAGTTGGATGCGCGTCACGCACGTCAAAACCGGCGCGTTCACGCGACAGACCACCCGGACCCATCGAGCTGAGGCGTCGCTTGTGCGAAAGTTCAGAAAGCGGGTTAACTTCGTCCATCAACTGAGAAAGTTGACTCGAGGCAAAGAATTCGCGCACAGCCGCGACTACTGGACGAGCATTGATCAGCTGACCAGGGGTAACACTTTCAATATCACTCATACTCATGCGGTCCATAGCGTTACGCTGCATGCGGAGCATACCAACGCGGAACTGGCGGGCGACAAGTTCACCGACGAGTTTCACACGGCGGTTTGACAGTGCGTCGATATCATCGGCAGATTCCTGCGAATTGTTCAGTCGAATAATCTCTGAAATAATCGCTACTAGGTCGCTCATCTGGAAGACACGCTGCTTGGCAGTATTAGCTACGTTGAGGCCAAGGCGCTGATTAAGCTTGTAGCGGCCGACACGAGAATAGTCAAAGCGCTTGAAATCAAAGAACATCCGCTCAATCATCTGACGGGCGTTGTCGACGGTTGCGAGGTCGCCCGGGCGCAGGCGACGGTAGACTTCGATCAAAGCTTCGTTAGAGCCACGTGCTGGATCTTTGTCGAGCGTCGCATCGATGTATTTGACATCACCGGTATCGATACCTTCGAACAAACTCCTGATTTCGCTCGTCTTGCTGTGGCCAAGAGCTCGTAGCAGTGTCGTTACGGGTAGTTTACGACGGCGATCGATTTTGACGTAGATCGCCCCATTAGCAGCAGTCTCAAACTCAAGCCAGGCACCACGGCCGGGAATCAGCTTCGCGCCATAGTAGTTGCGACCAGCGACAATATCAGCCGTGAAGAATATACCGGCAGAACGGATCAGCTGGGACACGACGACGCGCTCAGTACCATTAATAATAAAGGTGCCGCGGTCGGTCATCCAAGGGTAGTCGCCGAGGTAGATCTCTTGTTCTTTAACCTCACCAGTAACCTTATTGGTCAGCTCAACCGTTGCGTGCAAGGGAGCATCAAAAGTAATATTATTTTCTTTTGCAAACTGTTCACTATTTTTCGGCTCTTGAAACGCATATTTCCCGAAGCGAAGTTCGAGCTTTTGGCCCGTGTAGTCTTCGACTGGGTTAAGTTCCGCAAAAATCTCACCCAGACCCGTCTCGACAAACTCGCGCCACGAGTCTTTCTGATGGATCATGAGATTTGGGAGCGGCAGTGCCGTGTCGTCCTTGGTAAAGAAAACACGACCATTTATTGGGGTAGCAGGCTTGGTATTGGCCACGTCTGTTGCTCTCCTCGCATGAATTGTTAGGGGTTGATGATACTGGTAGGGCGCCCGAAGTTACCTAAGCCTTTACTGTCTACACGCAAAAAACGCCTCGCCTTATAGCGTGCGTGCAATAACAGCAGCTTATTCAACCTTCATTACGTTTTAGTATGAAGGATTATGGAACAAACGTCAAGAAAAAAGTTAGGCTTTTGTGACGACCTTATCGGCGAGGCCGTAGTCAACCGACTCTTCAGAGCTCATCCAGAAGTCACGGTCAACGTCTTTTTCGATCTTCGATAGTTTTTGACCGGTGTTCTTGGCTAAAATCTCATTGAGGCGCTGTTTGAGGCGTAGACCTTCACGGAGCGTGATTTCCTGGTCGCTGATTTTGCCTTGCGTGCCAGAGCTGGGCTGATGGATCATCGCACGAGAGTTGGGTAGCATAAAACGCTTTCC carries:
- a CDS encoding DNA-directed RNA polymerase subunit beta (RAAC3_TM7_1_785), whose protein sequence is MANTKPATPINGRVFFTKDDTALPLPNLMIHQKDSWREFVETGLGEIFAELNPVEDYTGQKLELRFGKYAFQEPKNSEQFAKENNITFDAPLHATVELTNKVTGEVKEQEIYLGDYPWMTDRGTFIINGTERVVVSQLIRSAGIFFTADIVAGRNYYGAKLIPGRGAWLEFETAANGAIYVKIDRRRKLPVTTLLRALGHSKTSEIRSLFEGIDTGDVKYIDATLDKDPARGSNEALIEVYRRLRPGDLATVDNARQMIERMFFDFKRFDYSRVGRYKLNQRLGLNVANTAKQRVFQMSDLVAIISEIIRLNNSQESADDIDALSNRRVKLVGELVARQFRVGMLRMQRNAMDRMSMSDIESVTPGQLINARPVVAAVREFFASSQLSQLMDEVNPLSELSHKRRLSSMGPGGLSRERAGFDVRDAHPTHYGRLCSVETPEGANIGLVLNLASYARINEYGFIETPYLRVEKGKVTDEVVYLDASQEVNEVIADAGAELDKNGKFIAERVSARNGLLPEQVDASDVTYMDAAHKQILGAPASLVPFIEKNRIDRSLTGTNMQKQAVPLLTPEAPIVGTGIEGEIARNSSQLVVAEGAGEVVRADGGQIHVKYKDGVKVYEPIHFAKSNDDRSINQKVCVTRGQKVKKGDVLIEGASIADGELALGKDLTVAFMPWGGYNMDDAIVLSSRLVQDDTLTSINIKDYNVEVRETKLGPEIVTRDIPNVSEESLRHLDENGIVQVGSEVKAGDVLVGKITPKGEQELSSEERLLRAIFGEKAKDVRDTSQRMNNAGGGKVVGVKIFSRENGHELKAGVLMQIQIFVAQLRKISVGDKLAGRHGNKGVVARILPVEDMPFMEDGTAVDVVLNPLGVPSRMNIGQLFETHLGMAARALGYKVATPPFNGVPNEVISDELEKAGLARDGKSQLFDGRTGEPFEERTTVGVMHIIKLHHMVQDKIHARSIGPYTMVTQQPLGGKAQNGGQRFGEMEVWALEAYGAATTLQEMLTIKSDDVYGRAKAYESIIKDEQIVGPKLPESFNVLVKELQGLGLRVDLLDESEIIDAEDVIAEAGPADKTVPIAIIDTDDNVETILDEADDIDLEEDGLNVQDIEEVKEEQ